A window from Pseudomonas sp. Tri1 encodes these proteins:
- the icd gene encoding NADP-dependent isocitrate dehydrogenase produces MGYQKIQVPAVGDKITVNADHSLNVPDNPIIPFIEGDGIGVDISPVMIKVVDAAVQKAYGGKRKISWMEVYAGEKATQVYDQDTWLPQETLDAVKDYVVSIKGPLTTPVGGGIRSLNVALRQQLDLYVCLRPVRWFEGVPSPVKKPGDVDMTIFRENSEDIYAGIEWKAGSPEATKVIKFLKEEMGVTKIRFDQDCGIGIKPVSKQGTKRLARKALQYVVDNDRDSLTIVHKGNIMKFTEGAFKEWAYEVAAEEFGATLLDGGPWMQFKNPRTGKNVIVKDAIADAMLQQILLRPAEYDVIATLNLNGDYLSDALAAEVGGIGIAPGANLSDTVAMFEATHGTAPKYAGKDQVNPGSLILSAEMMLRHMGWIEAADLIIKGTNGAISAKTVTYDFERLMEGAKLVSSSGFGDALISHM; encoded by the coding sequence ATGGGGTATCAAAAGATTCAGGTTCCAGCCGTCGGTGACAAAATCACCGTCAATGCAGACCATTCTCTTAATGTTCCCGACAACCCGATCATCCCCTTCATCGAAGGCGACGGCATTGGCGTCGATATCAGTCCGGTCATGATCAAGGTTGTGGACGCTGCGGTTCAGAAGGCCTATGGCGGCAAGCGCAAGATTTCCTGGATGGAAGTCTATGCCGGTGAGAAAGCGACTCAGGTTTACGACCAGGACACCTGGCTTCCCCAGGAAACCCTGGACGCGGTCAAGGACTACGTGGTTTCCATCAAGGGGCCGCTGACCACGCCGGTCGGTGGTGGTATCCGTTCGTTGAACGTGGCCCTGCGCCAACAGCTTGACCTGTATGTGTGCCTGCGCCCGGTGCGCTGGTTCGAAGGTGTACCCAGCCCGGTCAAGAAGCCTGGCGACGTGGACATGACGATCTTTCGCGAGAACTCCGAAGACATCTACGCGGGCATCGAGTGGAAGGCCGGTTCGCCTGAAGCCACCAAGGTCATCAAGTTCCTGAAAGAAGAAATGGGTGTGACCAAGATCCGTTTCGACCAGGACTGCGGCATCGGCATCAAGCCGGTTTCCAAGCAGGGCACCAAGCGCCTGGCTCGCAAGGCCTTGCAATATGTTGTCGACAATGATCGCGATTCGCTGACCATCGTGCACAAAGGCAACATCATGAAGTTCACCGAAGGTGCCTTCAAGGAATGGGCCTACGAAGTGGCGGCCGAGGAGTTTGGCGCGACCCTGCTCGACGGCGGGCCGTGGATGCAGTTCAAGAACCCGAGGACTGGCAAGAATGTCATCGTCAAGGACGCCATTGCCGACGCCATGCTCCAGCAGATCCTGCTGCGTCCGGCCGAATATGACGTGATTGCGACCCTGAACCTCAACGGCGACTATCTCTCCGACGCCCTGGCGGCGGAAGTGGGTGGTATCGGCATTGCGCCGGGTGCCAACCTGTCTGACACCGTGGCAATGTTCGAAGCCACCCATGGCACTGCGCCCAAGTACGCGGGCAAGGATCAGGTCAACCCGGGGTCGCTGATCCTGTCGGCTGAAATGATGCTGCGCCACATGGGATGGATCGAAGCGGCCGACCTGATCATCAAGGGCACCAACGGCGCGATTTCGGCCAAGACCGTGACCTATGACTTCGAACGTCTGATGGAGGGCGCCAAGCTGGTTTCGTCCTCGGGCTTCGGCGATGCGCTGATCTCGCACATGTAA
- a CDS encoding NADP-dependent isocitrate dehydrogenase, translating into MPTRSKIIYTFTDEAPALATYSLLPIVEAFTAPADIAVETRDISLAGRILASFPEQLGDKAVADHLAELGDLAVTPEANIIKLPNISASVPQLQAAIKELQAQGYALPDYPETVTSDADKEAKARYDKIKGSAVNPVLREGNSDRRAPLSVKNYARKHPHKMGAWAADSKSHVAHMSTGDFYGSEKAALIDAAGSVKIELIAQDGTATVLKEKTTVQAGEILDCAVMSKNALRDFIAAEIEDAKQKGVLLSVHLKATMMKVSDPIMFGQIVAEFYKEALAKHAQVLEQIGFNLNNGIGDLYARIKALPAEQQAQIEADIQAVYAARPSLAMVNSDKGITNLHVPSDVIVDASMPAMIRDSGKMWGTDGQLHDTKAVIPDRCYATIYQAVIEDCTQHGAFDPTTMGSVPNVGLMAKKAEEYGSHDKTFQVKVNGVVRVSDSNGRTLLEQNVEAGDIFRMCQTKDAPIQDWVKLAVNRARASSTPAIFWLDPMRAHDGVVIEKVQTYLKDYDTAGLDIRIMSPVDAMKFTLARTREGKDTISVTGNVLRDYLTDLFPIMELGTSAKMLSIVPLMNGGGLFETGAGGSAPKHVQQLLEENFLRWDSLGEFLALAASLEHLGVTYNNPKALVLAKTLDQATGEFLDRNKSPSRKVGGIDNRGSHFYLTLFWAQALAAQNDDAALKAQFTALAKTLTDNEEKIVAELNAVQGKPVDIGGYYFANPELTSKAMRPSATFNAAIAALV; encoded by the coding sequence ATGCCCACCCGCTCGAAGATCATCTATACCTTCACCGACGAAGCTCCCGCCCTCGCCACCTATTCGCTGCTGCCGATCGTCGAAGCCTTTACCGCTCCGGCCGATATCGCCGTGGAAACCCGCGATATCTCCCTCGCAGGGCGCATCCTGGCCAGCTTCCCCGAGCAACTGGGTGACAAAGCCGTAGCCGACCACCTCGCCGAACTGGGCGACCTGGCCGTTACGCCTGAAGCCAACATCATCAAGCTGCCGAACATCAGCGCCTCGGTGCCGCAACTGCAGGCCGCGATCAAGGAATTGCAGGCCCAGGGCTACGCGCTGCCGGACTACCCGGAAACCGTAACCAGCGACGCCGACAAAGAAGCCAAGGCCCGCTACGACAAAATCAAGGGCAGCGCCGTGAACCCGGTCCTGCGTGAAGGCAACTCCGACCGCCGCGCACCACTGTCGGTCAAGAACTACGCGCGCAAGCACCCGCACAAGATGGGCGCCTGGGCAGCCGACTCCAAGTCCCACGTGGCCCACATGAGCACTGGTGATTTCTACGGCAGCGAAAAAGCCGCCCTGATCGACGCCGCCGGCAGCGTGAAAATCGAGCTGATCGCCCAGGACGGCACCGCCACTGTCCTGAAGGAAAAAACCACCGTACAAGCCGGTGAGATCCTCGACTGCGCCGTGATGAGCAAAAACGCCCTGCGCGACTTCATCGCCGCTGAAATCGAAGACGCCAAGCAAAAAGGCGTCCTGCTGTCGGTTCACCTCAAGGCCACCATGATGAAGGTCTCCGACCCGATCATGTTCGGCCAGATCGTCGCCGAGTTCTATAAAGAAGCTCTGGCCAAGCACGCCCAAGTGCTGGAGCAGATCGGCTTCAACCTGAACAACGGCATCGGCGACCTGTACGCCCGCATCAAGGCCCTGCCGGCCGAGCAGCAGGCGCAGATCGAAGCCGACATCCAGGCGGTCTACGCGGCGCGCCCATCCCTGGCGATGGTCAACTCCGACAAAGGCATCACCAACCTGCACGTGCCGAGCGACGTCATCGTCGACGCCTCGATGCCGGCCATGATCCGTGACTCCGGCAAGATGTGGGGCACCGACGGCCAGTTGCACGACACCAAGGCTGTGATCCCGGATCGCTGCTACGCCACCATCTACCAGGCGGTGATCGAAGACTGCACGCAACACGGCGCCTTCGACCCAACCACCATGGGCAGCGTGCCGAACGTCGGCCTGATGGCCAAGAAAGCCGAAGAGTACGGTTCCCACGACAAGACCTTCCAGGTCAAGGTCAACGGCGTGGTGCGCGTTTCCGACAGCAACGGTCGCACCCTGCTGGAGCAGAACGTCGAGGCTGGCGACATCTTCCGCATGTGCCAGACCAAGGACGCGCCAATCCAGGACTGGGTCAAACTGGCCGTCAACCGTGCCCGCGCCAGCAGCACCCCGGCGATTTTCTGGCTCGACCCAATGCGCGCCCATGACGGTGTGGTGATCGAAAAAGTCCAGACTTACCTGAAGGACTACGACACTGCCGGCCTGGACATCCGCATCATGTCGCCGGTCGACGCGATGAAGTTCACCCTGGCCCGCACCCGCGAAGGCAAGGACACCATTTCGGTGACCGGCAACGTGCTGCGCGACTACCTGACCGACCTGTTCCCGATCATGGAACTGGGCACCAGCGCCAAGATGCTGTCCATCGTGCCGCTGATGAACGGCGGTGGCCTGTTCGAAACCGGCGCCGGCGGTTCGGCACCCAAGCACGTTCAGCAACTGCTGGAAGAGAACTTCCTGCGTTGGGATTCCCTGGGTGAGTTCCTGGCCCTGGCCGCCTCCCTCGAGCACCTGGGCGTGACCTACAACAACCCTAAAGCCCTGGTGCTGGCCAAGACCCTGGACCAGGCTACCGGTGAGTTCCTGGACCGCAACAAGTCGCCTTCGCGCAAGGTCGGCGGTATCGACAACCGTGGCAGCCACTTCTACCTGACCCTGTTCTGGGCGCAGGCACTGGCCGCTCAAAACGACGATGCAGCCCTCAAGGCTCAGTTCACCGCCCTGGCCAAGACGCTGACCGACAACGAAGAGAAAATCGTTGCCGAACTCAACGCCGTTCAAGGCAAGCCCGTGGACATCGGCGGTTACTACTTCGCCAACCCTGAGCTGACCAGCAAGGCCATGCGCCCGAGCGCCACCTTCAACGCGGCGATTGCTGCGCTGGTGTAA
- a CDS encoding NUDIX hydrolase: MDWKPHITVATIVENNGRFLMVEESKGGRAVLNQPAGHLDPDETLIEAAVRETLEETGWDVELTNVVGIYLYTAPSNGVTYQRVCFAAKALNHRPDYQLDDGILGAKWLSRDELLEQRDHWRSELIIRCIDDYLAGHRHSLTLIRPSL; the protein is encoded by the coding sequence ATGGACTGGAAACCCCACATCACCGTCGCCACCATCGTCGAAAACAACGGCCGCTTCCTGATGGTGGAGGAGTCCAAAGGCGGACGCGCAGTGCTCAACCAGCCCGCCGGCCACCTGGACCCGGACGAAACCTTGATCGAAGCCGCCGTGCGTGAAACCCTGGAGGAAACCGGCTGGGACGTCGAACTCACCAACGTGGTGGGCATCTACCTGTACACCGCCCCCAGCAACGGCGTGACCTACCAACGGGTCTGTTTCGCCGCCAAGGCCTTGAACCACCGCCCCGACTATCAATTGGACGACGGCATCCTCGGCGCCAAATGGCTGAGCCGTGACGAACTGCTCGAACAGCGCGACCACTGGCGCAGCGAGCTGATCATCCGCTGCATCGACGATTATCTGGCCGGTCATCGCCACAGCCTGACGCTGATCCGTCCTTCTCTTTAG